Proteins encoded together in one Flavobacteriales bacterium window:
- a CDS encoding gliding motility-associated C-terminal domain-containing protein, translating into MPGGSALPGTACDDGNANTGNDLWDANCVCAGQLIDCLGVPGGSALPGTACNDNNANTGNDTWDANCVCTGQLIDCLGVPGGSALSGTACDDGLATTGNDLWDANCVCAGQLIDCLGVPGGSALPGTACNDNNANTGNDTWDANCVCAGQLIDCLGVPGGSALSGTACDDGLATTGNDLWDANCVCAGQLIDCLGVPGGSALVGTACDDGLATTGNDLWDANCVCAGQLIDCLGVPGGSALPGTACDDGNANTGNDLWDANCVCAGQLIDCLGVPGGSALPGTACNDGNANTTNDTWDANCACVGTPVTLDCLGVPNGTALPGTACDDGDSNTISDSYDANCTCVGQPADCLSILGGPNLPGTPCDDGNANTGNDTWSPGCTCIGQLLDCLGVPGGSALPGTACNDGLANTTNDTWDANCTCVGQLIDCLGVPGGSALPGTACNDGDANTGNDTWDANCVCAGQLIDCLGVPGGSALPGTACNDGNANTGNDTWDANCACVGTPVMLDCLGVPNGTALPGTACDDGDSNTISDSYDANCTCVGQPADCLSILGGPNLPGTPCDDGNANTGNDTWSPGCTCIGQLLDCLGVPGGSALPGTACNDGNANTTNDTWDANCTCVGQLIDCLGVPGGSALPGTACNDGNANTGNDTWDANCTCVGQLIDCLGVPGGSALPGTACNDGNANTNNDTWDANCACVGTPVMLDCLGVPNGTALPGTPCDDGNANTGNDTWDANCTCVGQLIDCLGVPGGSALPGTACNDGNANTNNDTWDANCACVGTPVMLDCLGVPNGTALPGTPCDDGNANTGNDTWDANCTCVGQLLDCLGVPGGSAQQDACGVCYANGPSDPLWNTTCTDCLGVLNGSAMPGTACDDGDGCTLNDTWDANCNCIGSHLVVDASFAYAASAYCENTGTVTPWVADTAGTFQSTAGLALDPSTGSIDIGNSAPGTYLITHSIPGTCPAVSADTLSIDTLPDPQWTQPGSICVQQGPVDLAALVTGTAGGSWTGTGVTGSGFDPGVGPGTFAVTYAVLNGSCTAELEQLLLVTPGPLADAGADTTVCGTMVQLEALVLQAGGTWSAPMGCTFDDPTAPNANVAVPSPGTYTFLWTVGQAPCVAIDSVTVVFHEPGTALFVNAGEDQELAMVTNTTLSGQAEPGAEVLWTRIAGEGHLATPDGTTTDVLGLALGTNAFVLTASISGCATSSDTVQVTVLDVFVPQGFSPNGDGVNDTFEVTGIEAFPTNELKVFDRWGRPVFAQRGYDNSWDGRGGNGIPLIDDTYFFVLNLDEERTYNGYLIIKR; encoded by the coding sequence GTGCCGGGTGGTAGCGCCCTGCCGGGCACCGCCTGCGACGACGGCAACGCCAACACCGGCAACGACCTGTGGGATGCCAACTGCGTCTGCGCGGGTCAGCTCATCGACTGCCTCGGCGTGCCCGGTGGTAGCGCCCTGCCCGGCACCGCCTGCAACGACAACAACGCCAACACGGGCAACGACACCTGGGATGCCAACTGCGTGTGCACCGGTCAACTGATCGACTGCCTCGGCGTGCCGGGTGGTAGCGCCCTGTCGGGCACCGCCTGCGATGACGGCCTGGCCACCACCGGCAACGACCTGTGGGACGCCAACTGCGTGTGCGCGGGTCAGCTGATCGACTGCCTCGGCGTGCCGGGTGGTAGCGCCCTGCCGGGCACCGCCTGCAACGACAACAACGCGAACACGGGCAACGACACCTGGGATGCCAACTGCGTCTGCGCGGGTCAGCTGATCGACTGCCTCGGCGTGCCGGGTGGTAGCGCCCTGTCGGGCACCGCCTGCGATGACGGCCTGGCCACCACCGGCAACGACCTGTGGGACGCCAACTGCGTCTGCGCGGGTCAGCTCATCGACTGCCTCGGCGTACCAGGCGGTAGTGCTCTCGTCGGCACTGCCTGCGATGACGGCCTGGCCACCACCGGCAACGACCTGTGGGATGCCAACTGCGTGTGCGCAGGTCAGCTGATCGACTGCCTCGGCGTGCCGGGCGGTAGCGCCCTGCCGGGCACCGCCTGCGACGACGGCAACGCCAACACCGGCAACGACCTGTGGGATGCCAACTGCGTCTGCGCGGGTCAGCTCATCGACTGCCTCGGCGTGCCGGGCGGTAGCGCCCTGCCGGGCACCGCCTGCAACGACGGCAATGCCAACACCACCAACGACACCTGGGACGCCAACTGCGCCTGTGTCGGCACACCGGTGACGCTCGACTGCTTGGGCGTCCCCAACGGCACCGCCCTTCCCGGCACCGCCTGCGATGATGGTGACAGCAATACGATCAGTGACTCGTATGATGCCAATTGTACCTGTGTCGGTCAACCCGCCGATTGCCTCAGCATTCTCGGTGGACCGAACCTACCAGGCACACCCTGCGATGATGGCAACGCCAACACGGGCAACGATACATGGAGCCCCGGCTGCACCTGTATCGGTCAGCTGCTCGACTGCCTCGGTGTGCCGGGCGGCAGCGCCCTGCCGGGCACCGCCTGCAACGACGGCCTGGCCAACACCACCAACGACACCTGGGATGCCAACTGCACCTGCGTTGGTCAGCTGATCGACTGCCTCGGCGTGCCGGGCGGCAGCGCCCTCCCGGGCACTGCCTGCAACGACGGCGACGCCAACACGGGCAACGACACCTGGGATGCCAACTGCGTTTGTGCGGGTCAGCTGATCGACTGCCTCGGCGTGCCGGGCGGCAGCGCCCTCCCGGGCACTGCCTGCAACGACGGCAACGCGAACACGGGCAACGACACCTGGGATGCCAACTGCGCCTGCGTCGGCACGCCGGTGATGCTCGACTGCCTGGGCGTCCCCAACGGCACCGCCCTGCCGGGCACCGCCTGTGATGATGGTGACAGCAATACGATCAGTGACTCGTATGATGCCAATTGTACCTGTGTCGGTCAACCCGCCGATTGCCTCAGCATTCTCGGTGGACCGAACCTACCAGGCACACCCTGCGATGATGGCAACGCCAACACGGGCAACGATACATGGAGCCCCGGCTGCACCTGTATCGGTCAGCTGCTCGACTGCCTCGGTGTGCCGGGCGGCAGCGCCCTGCCGGGCACGGCGTGCAATGACGGCAATGCCAACACCACCAACGACACCTGGGATGCCAACTGCACCTGCGTTGGTCAGCTGATCGACTGCCTCGGCGTGCCGGGCGGCAGCGCCCTGCCGGGCACTGCCTGCAACGACGGCAACGCGAACACGGGCAACGACACCTGGGATGCCAACTGCACCTGCGTGGGTCAGCTGATCGACTGCCTCGGCGTGCCGGGCGGCAGCGCCCTCCCGGGCACTGCCTGCAACGACGGCAACGCCAACACCAACAACGACACCTGGGACGCCAACTGCGCCTGCGTCGGCACGCCGGTGATGCTCGACTGCCTGGGCGTCCCCAACGGCACCGCCCTGCCCGGCACCCCTTGTGATGACGGCAACGCGAACACCGGCAACGACACCTGGGATGCCAACTGCACCTGCGTGGGTCAGCTGATCGACTGCCTCGGCGTGCCGGGCGGCAGCGCCCTCCCGGGCACTGCCTGCAACGACGGCAACGCCAACACCAACAACGACACCTGGGACGCCAACTGCGCCTGCGTCGGCACGCCGGTGATGCTCGACTGCCTGGGCGTCCCCAACGGCACCGCCCTGCCCGGCACCCCTTGTGATGACGGCAACGCGAACACCGGCAACGACACCTGGGATGCCAACTGCACCTGCGTGGGTCAGCTGCTCGACTGCCTCGGCGTGCCGGGCGGCAGTGCACAGCAGGATGCCTGCGGTGTGTGCTATGCGAACGGCCCCTCCGACCCGCTCTGGAACACCACCTGCACCGACTGCCTCGGCGTGCTCAACGGCTCAGCCATGCCGGGTACGGCCTGCGATGATGGGGATGGTTGCACCCTCAATGACACCTGGGACGCGAACTGCAATTGCATCGGTTCTCACCTGGTGGTGGACGCCTCCTTCGCCTATGCCGCTTCCGCCTACTGTGAGAACACCGGGACCGTGACCCCGTGGGTGGCGGATACGGCGGGCACCTTCCAAAGCACCGCTGGTCTCGCCCTCGATCCGTCCACCGGGTCCATCGACATCGGCAACAGTGCTCCGGGCACCTACCTCATCACGCACAGCATCCCCGGCACATGCCCGGCGGTGAGCGCCGACACCCTGTCCATCGACACCTTGCCCGACCCACAGTGGACGCAGCCCGGCAGCATCTGCGTGCAGCAAGGCCCCGTGGACCTCGCCGCCCTTGTCACCGGCACGGCCGGTGGATCCTGGACCGGCACCGGGGTCACCGGCTCGGGCTTCGACCCCGGCGTGGGACCCGGCACCTTCGCCGTGACCTATGCCGTGCTCAACGGCAGCTGTACGGCCGAGCTGGAGCAGCTCTTGCTGGTGACGCCCGGCCCCCTGGCCGATGCAGGCGCAGACACCACCGTCTGCGGCACGATGGTGCAGCTTGAGGCCCTGGTCCTCCAGGCGGGCGGCACCTGGAGCGCGCCGATGGGCTGCACGTTCGACGACCCCACCGCCCCGAACGCGAACGTGGCCGTACCGTCGCCCGGCACATACACTTTCCTGTGGACCGTGGGCCAGGCGCCTTGTGTCGCCATCGACTCGGTGACCGTGGTGTTCCACGAACCCGGCACCGCCCTGTTCGTGAACGCCGGTGAGGACCAGGAACTGGCCATGGTGACCAACACCACCCTGTCCGGACAGGCCGAACCCGGTGCCGAGGTGCTGTGGACACGCATCGCCGGCGAGGGGCATCTGGCCACGCCCGATGGGACGACGACCGATGTGCTCGGCCTGGCTCTGGGCACCAACGCCTTTGTCCTCACCGCCTCCATCTCCGGATGCGCCACTTCGAGCGACACCGTGCAGGTCACCGTCCTGGACGTGTTCGTGCCACAGGGATTCTCGCCCAACGGCGATGGCGTGAACGACACGTTCGAGGTCACCGGCATCGAGGCCTTCCCGACCAACGAGCTGAAGGTCTTCGACCGCTGGGGTCGGCCCGTGTTCGCCCAGCGCGGCTACGACAACAGCTGGGACGGTCGCGGTGGCAACGGGATCCCGCTCATCGACGACACCTACTTCTTCGTCCTGAACCTGGATGAGGAACGCACGTACAACGGCTACTTGATCATCAAGCGGTAA
- a CDS encoding OmpA family protein has protein sequence MARTSTVLCALVCATSVAAQWTYEVRPAQIRPQGEDYAPALRDSTLVFCTLREGDQAVRIQQAESEKPLADLFSVPYSATGTVPTASMGPALNTILNDGPASFTADGRTICFTRNLDTPGTLRELKRASGGIGLFFARAEGDGWTTPEPFPFNNLEHRIMHPTLSADGKRLIFAADLTGGQGGMDLYECEREDGSWSLPLNLGPTINGPENEVFPFLHASGRLYFSSDREGGPGRLDILSAEPSGKGWDRPVHLPEPVNSAANDLGYTSFATDVSGAFSSDRNGGDEIFLFMRTVPRFADCRPQETNNFCYQFSEPVDPEVQGLPLRYAWDLGDGTRIMGDVAEHCYARPGIYIVHRDLVDTTSNSVFFTAAKRQLIIDEVHQPYITALDSARTDRPVLLDARHTYLPEWVVEDVRWRFPDGKEVSGPLAQHRFGAVGDQLVQLDILGTERATGRLMSRCVTKPIAVIQRFVDTEDEPVLASYKDAKGVTREFNYQALPFDQFQLAVKEGVDVRFSVELFASKERRSLDDPMFTEIRKHYPVIERFDPARGVYTYSVGEAKTLAEVYDLYQKVKQLTFLDAEVMALNVDKVVDLSMLGLVAAEDLNNTVVRASTVYFATNSANYDPGFEPSLAKITELLNKHPRVTLVIEAHTDDRGRDAYNRELSDKRAQALLEHFTRQGIAADRLVPLGHGEARPIASNISEAGRAKNRRVEFRLNVPQEDQARITK, from the coding sequence ATGGCCCGTACATCCACCGTCCTCTGCGCTTTGGTGTGCGCCACCTCCGTGGCCGCCCAATGGACCTATGAGGTGCGCCCGGCGCAGATCCGGCCGCAGGGGGAGGACTACGCCCCGGCCCTTCGGGACAGCACCCTGGTGTTCTGCACCCTGCGCGAAGGCGACCAGGCCGTCCGCATCCAGCAGGCCGAGAGCGAGAAGCCGCTCGCGGACCTGTTCTCCGTGCCCTATTCGGCCACCGGCACGGTGCCGACCGCGTCCATGGGCCCCGCGCTCAACACGATCCTCAACGACGGTCCGGCTAGCTTCACCGCTGATGGGCGGACCATCTGTTTCACGCGGAACCTGGACACCCCCGGCACGCTCAGGGAGCTGAAGCGGGCCAGTGGTGGCATCGGCCTGTTCTTCGCCCGTGCGGAAGGCGACGGATGGACGACCCCTGAACCGTTCCCGTTCAACAACCTCGAGCACCGGATCATGCACCCCACCCTTAGCGCTGACGGCAAGCGGTTGATCTTCGCGGCGGACCTGACAGGCGGACAAGGCGGGATGGACCTCTACGAGTGCGAGCGCGAGGATGGGTCTTGGAGCCTGCCATTGAATCTGGGGCCCACCATCAACGGTCCGGAGAACGAAGTGTTTCCCTTCCTCCATGCCAGCGGCCGACTCTATTTCAGCAGTGACCGGGAAGGTGGTCCTGGTCGTTTGGACATCCTTTCCGCTGAGCCCAGCGGCAAGGGCTGGGACCGCCCCGTTCACCTGCCGGAGCCTGTGAACTCGGCGGCCAACGACCTGGGGTACACGAGCTTCGCCACGGACGTATCCGGGGCTTTCAGCAGCGACCGCAACGGGGGTGACGAGATCTTCCTGTTCATGCGCACGGTGCCCCGCTTCGCGGACTGCCGCCCGCAGGAGACCAACAATTTCTGCTACCAGTTCAGCGAGCCGGTGGACCCCGAAGTGCAGGGCCTTCCGCTGCGCTACGCCTGGGATCTGGGCGATGGCACACGGATCATGGGCGATGTGGCCGAGCATTGCTATGCCCGTCCGGGTATCTACATCGTTCATCGGGACCTGGTCGATACCACTTCGAACTCCGTCTTCTTCACCGCAGCCAAGCGGCAGCTGATCATCGATGAGGTGCACCAACCTTACATCACCGCGCTGGATTCCGCCAGGACCGATAGGCCGGTGCTGCTGGATGCCCGTCATACCTACCTGCCCGAATGGGTGGTCGAGGACGTACGCTGGCGCTTCCCGGACGGGAAGGAGGTCTCAGGTCCACTGGCCCAGCATCGGTTCGGCGCGGTCGGCGATCAGCTGGTGCAGCTCGACATCCTGGGCACGGAGCGCGCCACCGGGCGGCTGATGAGCCGATGTGTCACCAAACCCATCGCTGTGATCCAGCGGTTCGTGGATACCGAGGATGAACCCGTGCTGGCAAGCTACAAGGATGCCAAGGGCGTGACGCGTGAATTCAACTACCAAGCGCTTCCGTTCGATCAATTCCAGCTGGCAGTGAAGGAGGGCGTGGACGTCCGCTTCTCCGTGGAACTGTTCGCCAGCAAGGAGCGTCGTTCCCTCGACGACCCGATGTTCACCGAGATCCGCAAGCACTATCCCGTGATCGAACGATTCGACCCCGCACGTGGGGTCTACACCTACTCAGTGGGTGAGGCCAAGACACTGGCCGAGGTGTACGACCTCTACCAGAAGGTGAAGCAACTCACCTTCCTGGATGCCGAGGTGATGGCCCTCAATGTGGACAAAGTGGTCGACCTGAGCATGCTGGGCCTGGTGGCCGCAGAGGACCTGAACAACACCGTGGTGCGGGCCTCGACCGTGTACTTCGCCACCAACTCGGCCAACTACGACCCAGGGTTCGAGCCCTCGCTCGCCAAGATCACCGAGCTGCTGAACAAGCATCCGCGTGTGACCCTGGTGATCGAGGCGCACACGGATGACCGCGGCCGCGACGCCTACAACCGCGAGTTGAGCGACAAGCGGGCCCAAGCGCTGTTGGAGCACTTCACCCGGCAGGGCATCGCTGCCGACCGCCTCGTGCCCCTCGGCCATGGCGAGGCCCGGCCCATTGCCTCCAATATCAGCGAGGCCGGACGCGCCAAGAACCGCCGCGTGGAGTTCCGCCTGAACGTCCCCCAGGAGGACCAGGCCCGCATCACCAAGTAG
- a CDS encoding type IX secretion system membrane protein PorP/SprF has protein sequence MLYSDRIGVSRETGLTTNYSYRVKFRKGRLSFGLGAGAIFAQARWTEVALQDRQDAVYAADTRGSFRPTFSGGVFYYKKTFFMGASVPFLLGRRFDAANGRWVASADLRQLQPMITGGYVWKVSNDLKLKPSTLIRYQSSSNVQADLNMNVFFKDRFTAGLSYRTQDALVGMFEVMPTQQWRIGYSYDLGLSAITPYHSGTHEIMLQYELGYRIRVKDPRYF, from the coding sequence ATGCTCTACTCGGACCGCATCGGGGTGAGCCGCGAGACGGGACTGACCACCAACTACTCGTACCGCGTGAAGTTCCGCAAGGGCCGGCTTTCGTTCGGCCTTGGGGCGGGCGCCATCTTCGCCCAGGCGCGATGGACGGAGGTGGCCCTCCAGGACCGGCAGGACGCCGTCTATGCCGCGGACACCCGGGGCTCGTTCAGGCCCACCTTCAGCGGCGGCGTGTTCTACTACAAGAAGACCTTCTTCATGGGAGCCTCGGTCCCCTTTCTGCTGGGCCGGAGGTTCGATGCGGCGAACGGTCGCTGGGTGGCCTCGGCCGACCTGCGCCAACTGCAGCCCATGATCACCGGCGGGTACGTGTGGAAGGTCTCCAACGACCTTAAACTGAAACCCAGCACCCTCATCCGGTACCAGTCCAGCTCGAACGTGCAGGCCGACCTGAACATGAACGTGTTCTTCAAGGACCGTTTCACGGCGGGCCTGTCGTACCGGACGCAGGACGCCCTGGTCGGCATGTTCGAGGTGATGCCCACGCAACAATGGCGGATCGGCTACAGCTACGACCTGGGGCTATCGGCCATCACACCGTACCACAGCGGCACACATGAAATAATGCTCCAATACGAACTCGGATACAGGATCCGCGTAAAAGACCCGCGCTATTTCTGA